Genomic segment of Streptomyces sp. NBC_00654:
GACCGGTTCTTCCGGCCACGCTCCGTGGCCGTCGTCGGGGCATCCGACACCGAGGGACGGCCCAATACCGGGATCACCCGGCAGCTCATCGCCTGGGCCGAGCGGGTGGGGGCGCGGCTGTACCCGGTGCACCCCACGCGGGAGGCCGTGTTCGGGCGGGCCTGCTCCCCCTCCGTGGCCGATCTGCCGGAACAGGTCGACCTGGCGGTACTGCTGGTCGGCGACCCCCTTCCGGTCATCGAGGAACTCGCCGAGGCCAAGGTGAGGTTCGCCGTGGCCTTCGCCTCCGGATTCGCCGAGACCGGGGAGGCGGGCGCCGCCGCGCAGGCCCGGCTGACGGCCGCCGTGGAGCGGTCCGGGCTGCGGCTGCTCGGGCCGAACACCAACCTCAACGCCTTCGAGGAATTCCGGGAGGACCTGGACGGACCGGCGATCGCCCTCATCACCCAGTCCGGTCACCAGGGCCGCCCCGTCTACACGCTCCAGGAGCTGGGCATCCGGCTCTCCCACTGGGCACCCACGGGCAACGAGGCCGATCTGGAGACCGCCGACTTCATCTCGTACTTCGCCGAGCGCCCCGAGGTCGGGGCCATCGCCTGTTACGTCGAGGGCCTCAAGGACGGCCGCGCCTTCCTCCTCGCCGCGGACCGGGCGGCCCGTGCCGGGGTCCCCGTCGTGGCGGTCAAGGTGGGGCGTACGGAGGCGGGCGCCCGGATGGCCGCGTCACACACCGGCAAACTGACCGGCGCCGACCAGGTGGTGGACGCCGCGATGCGGCAGTTCGGGGTGATCCGGGTGAACGGACTCGACGAACTCCAGGACACCGCCGCGCTGCTGGCCCGAGCCAGGCCGCCGAAGGCCGACGGGGTCGCGGTGTATTCGATCTCGGGCGGCACGGGCGCGCACTTCTCCGACCTGGCCACCGGGGCGGGGCTCAGCCTGCCCACCCTGTCCGAGGAGAAGCAGAACGAGCTGCACGCCTGGATACCCGGCTATCTGAACGTCGCCAACCCGATCGACAACGGCGGTCACCCGGTCGGTGACTGGCGCGGCCGCAAGATCATCGACGCGATCCTCGCGGACCCGGCCGTCGGGGTGCTGATCTGTCCGATCACCGGCCCCTTCCCCCCGATGAGCGACCGGCTCGCGCAGGACCTGGTGGACGCGGCGGAGACCACGGACAAGCTGGTGTGCGTGGTCTGGGGCTCGCCCGTCGGCACGGAGGACGCCTACCGCAGGACGCTGCTCGGCTCGTCCCGGGTCGCCACCTTCCGTACCTTCGGCAACTGCATCACCGCCGTGAAGGCCTATCTGGACCACCACCGCTTCGCCTCCGGCTACCGCTCGCCCTTCGACGAGGCGCCGCGCACCCCGTCGCCGTCGTTCCGCAAGGCGCAGGCCCTGATGCGCCCGGGACGCCAGCTGAGCGAGCACGCGGCGAAGCAGCTGCTGCGCGCGTACGGCATTCGCGTACCGCGCGAGCAGCTGGTGACCAGCGCGGCGGCGGCCGTACGCGCGGCCGGGCTGGTCGGCTACCCCGTCGTCATGAAGGCGTCCGGCGCCCAGCTCGCCCACAAGACCGAGCTGGGCCTGGTGAAGGTCCGGCTCACCTCCGCCAGCCAGGTCCGCGACGCGTACCGGGAGCTCACGGACATCGCCCGCTTCGAGTCCATCGACCTGGACGGGGTCCTGGTCTGCCAGATGATCGAGCGGGGCGTCGAGATGATGGTCGGCGTCACCCAGGACGCCCTGTTCGGGCCGACCGTCACCGTGGGGCTCGGCGGCGTCCTGGTCGAGGTGCTGCACGACGCGGCGGTCCGCGTGCCGCCGTTCGGCGAGGACCAGGTCCGGGACATGCTCGGCGAGCTGCGGGGCCGGGCGCTCCTGGAGGGTGTACGCGGCGGAGCGCCGGCCGATGTCGACGCACTCGTGGAGGTCGTGCTCCGGGTACAGCGCATGGCTCTGGAGCTGGGCGGTGACCTCGACGAACTGGACATCAACCCCCTGGTGGTACTGGGGCGGGGGCAGGGCGCGGTGGCCCTGGACGCGCTGGCCGTCTGCCGCTGACCCCGTACGCCTCGCCCGTCTCCCCCGGAAGCCCGTGCCCCTGCCCCTGCCCGCGACTCCCCTGCCATGGAGCTGCCCCATGCCGTCCTCCCCCGAAGACACCACCGAGTCCGTCGAACCCGTTGAGTCATGGGTACTCCACACCACTGACAACGGCGTCTCCTGGATCACTCTCAACCGGCCCGACGCCATGAACGCCGTCACCTGGGACCAGCGCGAACGCGTCATCGCCCTGCTCGCCGGAGCCTCCGCCGACCCCACCGTGCGGGCTGTCGTCCTCACCGCCACCGGCCGCGGCTTCTGCGCGGGAGCGGACCTGCGCGGCGCCCCGGCCACCGGCGGCGAACGTGTACCCGGAGATGTCGCCCGTACGATCCGGCTCGGCGCGCAGCGGCTGATCGCCGCCGTCCTGGACTGTGAGAAGCCGGTGATCGCCGCCGTCAACGGGACCGCGGCCGGCCTCGGCGCGCACCTCGCGTTCGCCTGCGATCTGGTGCTGGCCGCCGAATCGGCGAAGTTCATCGAGGTGTTCGTACGCCGGGGTCTCGTGCCGGACGGCGGGGGCGCGTATCTGCTGCCGCGGCTGATCGGGCCGCAGCGCGCGAAGGAGCTGATGTTCTTCGGGGACGCGCTCCCGGCGGCGGAGGCGGAGCGTATGGGGCTGGTCAACAGGACCGTGCCGGACGCGGAGCTGGCGAAGACCGCCGGGGAGTGGGCGCGGCGGCTGGCCGAAGGGCCCACGCGGGCCATCGCGCTGACGAAGGAGCTGGTGAACGCCTCGCTGGACAGCGACCGGGCGACGGCGCTGGCCGCCGAGGCGATGGCCCAGGAGATCAATATGACGACGCGGGACGCGAACGAGGGGGTCGCGAGCTTCGTGGCGCGGCGTGCGCCGAAGTACCGGGGACTGTAGGGGTCGCGCCCCTTCCTGTCTGACGGCTCGTCAGTTCTAATGGAGGTGTGATGGGACACGCAGGCATGGCCGCAACCGCCGTCCGTTACCTCAGGTCCGCCGGTGCCGGAACCACCGCCCCGGCCCCCCTGGACCCGCTGCCGCGGCCCGAGCTCAGAGCGGTCCGGGAGGACGAGCGTCCGCCGGTGGACCCGGGCGAATTCCGGCGCGTGCTGGGGCACTTCGCGACGGGCGTCACCATCGTCACCGCACGGGACGCGGACGGCCCGGCCGGTTTCGCCTGCCAGTCGTTCGCCTCGCTCTCCCTCGATCCGCCGCTGGTCGTCTTCCTGGTCGCCCGGACATCGACGACCTGGCCGCGCATAGCCCGCGCCGGGGTCTTCTGCGTCAACATCCTCGGCGCGGACCAGGGCGCGCTGTGCCGGGGGTTCGCGGTGAGCGGCGCCGACAAGTTCGCCGGGGTGGCGTACGAGGACGCCCCCGCGACCGGGTCACCGCTCCTGCGCTCCGTACCGGCCTGGGTCGACTGCCGCATCCGGACCGTCCACACGGGCGGCGACCACCTGATCGTGGTCGGCCGGGTGGAGGCGCTGGGGACGGCGGAGGAGGGGGACGGGGCGGGGCCGGATCCACTGCTGTTCCACCGGGGAGCGTTCGGGCGGTTCAGCGGCTGACGGACGGCACCGCCACCCCCACCCGATCGAGTACACCTGGGCGGTATCCCCAAGAGACGGCTACGCTGTACATAACGTTGCTGTTATGACGTGGGGCACGGTAGAGCTGGAGCCGGAGGTGGAACAATGGTTCCTCGGGTTGAACGACGCCCATCGCGGTACGGTCGCCTTCTACGTGGACCTGTTGGCCTCCCGCGGCGCACTGCTCGGAGATCCGTACACCCGGCAGCTGGACGGCAAGCTCAGGGAACTCCGGTTCCATCTGGATTCCCGGTCGCTCCGCGTCACGTACTGGATCACTTCGGAGCGTCGGATCATCCTGCTGACCGTGTTCCGAAAGCAACGCATGCGGGAGACCGGAGAGGTGGAGCGCGCCCGGCGGGCCATGGTGCGCTGCGTCGCCCAACAGCACACGGCGAGCGAGGAGTGACGCCATGACCGAGGGCAGAAGCTGGAGCGACCTGCGGGACGAGGCCCTGGCGTCGCCGGAGGCCAGGGAATCCTACGAAGCCACCCGCATCCGCTTCGAGCTGGGCAGCGCCGTGCGCGCGCGGCGGGAATCCCTCGGCCTGACCCAGACACAGCTCGGGCAGGCAGCCGGACTGCGACAGTCCGCGGTCGCGCGATTCGAGGCCGGCGGGACCATGCCGACACTCCCCCTGCTGGAACGGCTCGCGGCCGCGCTCGGCATGCGCCTGAACGTCGGCCTGGAGCCGCTCGACCGGGCGAGCTGATCCGTTCGGGCGGTTCAGCGGCTGAACCGCCCGCGGGTCTCAGGCAGGTGACGGCGTCTTCCGCCGGATCACCAGGGCCATCAGGGCCGCCGTCGCGCACAGCGCGCCCGCCGCGTACCAGACCATGTCGTACGAACCGAACGTGTCCCGTGCCACGCCGCCGAGGAACGCCACCGCCGCCGCGCCGACCTGGTGCGAGGCCAGGACCCAGCCGAAGACGATCGTGCTGTCCTCGCCGTACTGTTCGCGGCACAGCGCCATGGTCGGCGGGACCGTCGCGACCCAGTCCAGGCCGTAGAAGACGATGAAGAAGATCATCGGCGGATGGACGGAGGGCGCCATCAGCATCGGCAGGAAGAGCAGCGAGACGCCGCGCAGCGCGTAGTAGACGGCGAGCAGGCGGCGGGCGTCGAAGCGGTCGGTGAACCAGCCGGAGAAGACCGTGCCGATGACGTCGAAGACCCCGACGACCGCGAGCAGCGAGGCCGCGGCCGTGATCGGCATGCCGTGGTCGTGGGCCGACGGGACGAAGTGGGTGCGGATCAGGCCGTTGGTCGAGGCCCCGCAGATCGCGAAGGTGCCCGCGAGCAGCCAGAACGGGCCCGTCCGGGCCGCGTCGCACAGGACGCGCACCGCTCGCCCCGCCGCGCCCCTGCCCGGCGCGGGCTTCGCCACGTACGTGCCGCCGTACGGAGCGAGGCCCACATCGGCCGGGTGGTCGCGCATCAGGAGCCAGACGAACGGGACGACCACGAGGGCCGCCAGCGCCACGGTCACCGAGGCCGGGCGCCAGCCGTGTTCGTCGACGATCCAGGCGCAGAGCGGCAGGAACACCAGCTGGCCGGAGGCGCCGGCCGCCGTGAGGACACCGGTGACCAGCCCGCGCCGGGCGACGAACCAGCGGTTGGTGACCGTCGCGGAGAACGCCATCGCCATCGAACCGGTACCGAGCCCGACGAGCAGCCCCCAATAGATCATCAGCTGCCACGCCGCCGTCATCCAGACGCCGGCCAGCGCCCCGGCGGCCACCATGCTCAGCGCGATGACGACCACCCGACGGATGCCGAACCGGTCCATCAGCGCCGCGGCGAAGGGCGCCGTCAGCCCGTACAGCGCCATGTCGATCGAGACGGCCAGCCCGATCTCCCCTCGCGACCAGCCGAACTCCGTGTGCAGCGGGTCGATGAGCAGGCCGGGAAGCGAGTTGAACGCCGCACCGCCGATGATCGTCACGAAGGTGACGGCGGCGACGATCCAGGCCCGGTGGACACGCGGGCGGGAACGGCGTCCTGGCGTCGCATCCCCGGTGCCGGGCCCCGCGCCGCCGGTGCCGGTCCACCGGCTGTCTTCCCTGGCGGCGCTTTCGGTTGTCTGATTCACGTCGTTCAGCATCCGGCCGAGGGGCGGACGCGTACGAGTGGCCGGAGGGACACGGTTCGCAGGGATCGGGCCATACGACGGCCACGTCCCACGCCCCGGACGGATCGGGCCGTACGACGGCCACGCCCCATCACCCGCCTATCCGGCGGCCGCACCACCCCGCCCCCGGACCCACGCGGCCCCCGCCGCCCACACCGTGTGCGCGCCGTACGCCGCCCCCGCCCCCACCGCGTACCAAAACAGGTCAGGGGCGTTGAACGTCGAGCCGAGCACCAGCCGGGCCGCCGCGCTGCGCGCGGACAGTTCCGCCGGAACGCCGGTCAGCTGGGCGAACTCCACCGCCCAGCTGAACGCCAGCGCCGCCCCCGCAGCGCCCCCCGGCCGCACCCTCGGCGCGACCAGCACCACCAGGGCATGGATCAGCACCGTGTACAGCGCGTCCCCCGCGTACTTGGCGACGTCCCCGCCCGCCACCGAGCGGATGCCGAGCCCGGCGGTCACGGTCAGCACCGCCGCGCCCGCCGCCCACATCCGGGTACGTACGGCCGCCCGCGCGCCCCCGGCCACGCCCGCCGTCATCCCTTCCGCTCCAACCTACGGATCGGCCGGGCCATCAGCAGCACGGCCACCGCCAGCACACTGATCACCGCCCCGGCCAGCAGCACTTCCGGCGCGCCCACCGCCTCCGCCACCGGTCCGGCCAGCGCGCGGCCCGCCGCCACCATCAGGAGCGAACCCGCCACGTCATAGGCGTGCAGCCGGTTCAGGGCCTGGGGCGGAACGTGGGTCTGGACCGTGGTCGACCACATCACCAGCCAGAACGCGAACGCCGCGCCGGCCACGAACTGGCCCACGCCCAGCGCGAACACCGGCATCGCGAGCCCCAGCACCACCAGGTTCACCACCGTGGCCGACAGCGCCGCGGCCCCCGCCGCGAGCGGTCTGCGCGGTCTCAGCCGCAGGGCGAGCAGGCCACCGACCACGCTGCCCGCGCCGTTCACCGCCATCATCACGCCGTACGTCCCCGAGCCGTGCGCCTCGGTGACCTGGACCGCGGTGAGCGGGAGGCCGCCAGCGCGAACCCCACGGACGAGGTGGGACGGCCCGCGCCGAGCAGACCCGCCGTGAGCGCCACGGGGATCATCCCGTCACCGAAGAGGGCGACGGTGCGGGCGACGAAGAAGTACCGGAAGTTGCGGTTCCAGAGCTCACCGGAACCGGTTCCGCCCGCCGCCCCCGGCACCGCCCCCAGCACCGTCCCCGGCACCGCCCCGGGCAGCCGCGGCGAGGGTGGCGGCGGGGGCGGAACCAGGTCGCGTCCCGCACCGGGAATGGACGCGTCGTCTCTCGGCTTCTCGATCACAGCAGTGACATGTACCAGCTTTTGGTCTATACCAGCTAGTGGGATAAGGAGGTCCGCCTTGCCGCACCGTGTCGTCGTCCTGGCCCTTGATGGGCTGCTCCCCTTCGAACTGGGCATCCCCCAAAGGATCTTCGGCCGCTCCCTGGGCGTGGAGCCCCACAACAGGGGCCGGAAGCTGTACGAGGTCATGACCTGCTCCGTACGCCCGCCGGGCCCCGTCCGCACCGACGCGGACTTCACGATCACCGTCGAACACGGACCGGAGGCACTGGCCACCGCCGACACCGTCGTGGTCCCCACCTCCTACGAGCTGGGCCCGGTCCACACGGAGGGCAGGCTCACCGAGGAGCTGGCGGCCGCCTTCGCGTTCGTCCGGCCGGGCACCCGGATGGTGTCCATCTGCACCGGCAGTTACGTCATCGCCGCCGCCGGGTATCTGGACGGACGGCCCGCCACCACGCACTGGTCCTCCGCCGACCACTTCCAGCGGACCTTCCCGAACGTCCGCGTCGACCCGGACGTCCTGTTCATCGACGACGGCGACGTCCTCACCTCCGCCGGGGTCGCCGCCGGGATCGACCTCTGCCTGCACATCGTCCGCCGCGACCACGGCACCGCCGTCGCCAACGAGATCGCCCGCCTCACCGTCGTACCCCCGCACCGGGACGGCGGACAGGCGCAGTACATCCACCGGCCCGTACCCGAACCGCAGTTCGCGACGACCACCTCCGCCCGCGCCTGGGCACTGGGGCGGCTGGACCGGCCGATCCTGCTGCGGGACATGGCGCAGCAGGAGGCGATGAGCGTACGGACGTTCACCCGCCGCTTCCGCGAGGAGGTCGGGGTCAGCCCCGGCCAGTGGCTGTCCCAGCAGCGGGTGGAACGGGCCCGGCACCTGCTGGAGTCCACGGACCTGTCGATCGACCAGGTGGCGCGGGACGCGGGTTTCGGCACGGCGACCTCGCTGCGCCAGCACATCCAGGCGGCGCTGGGCGTGCCGCCGACCGTGTACCGGCGCACCTTCCGGACGACGGCCGGGCTGGAGCACTGACCCCGCGTACGGCGGGGCATCGGGAGCCCTGCCCGCCCCACCCCGCCGTACGCGGCCCGCACCCACCCCCGGCGTACGCGGCACATACGCGGCCCGCCCCGCCCCGGCGTGCACGCGGCCCGGCGTACGCGGCGCACACGCGGCCCCCGGGCCTCAGAACACCAGCACTCCCCGCGCCACCCGCCCGTGGTGCGCGTCGTCGGCCGCCTTGGCGAAGTCCTCCACCGGGTACGTCCTGGTCACCAGCTCGTCCAGGAGCAGCCGGCCCTCCCGGTACAGCTCGGCGTAGAGCGCGATATCGCGCTGCGGGCGCGACGATCCGTACCGGCAGCCCAGGATCGACTTGTCCAGATACATCGACGAGACCAGGAACGACGCCTCGGCCGTCGCCGCCGGAACACCCAGCAGGATCGCCTGGCCGTGCCGGTCCAGCAGGTCGATCGCCTGCCGGATCAGTTCGGTGCGGCCCACGCACTCGAAGGCGTGGTCCGCGCCGTTCGGCAGGATGTCCCGCACGCCCTCGGCCGAGGTCAGGAAGTGCGTGGCGCCGAACTGCCGGGCCACCGCCTCCTTCTCCGGGTTCGCGTCGACGGCGACGATGGTCAGGGCACCCGCGATCCGGGCCCCCTGGATCACGTTGAGGCCGATGCCGCCCGTGCCGATGACGACGACGGTCTCACCGCGGTCGACCTTCGCCCGGTTGAGTACGGCGCCGACTCCCGTGAGGACCCCGCAGCCGATCAGGGCTGCGGAGGTCAGCGGCAGACCGGCCGGGATCTTCACCGCCTGTACGGCCTTGACCAGGGTCCGTTCGGCGAAGGCCGAGTTGGAGGCGAACTGGAACAGCGGCTTCCCGCCCCGCGAGAACGGCCGCCCCGGCCGGCCGATCGCCTTGCGGCACATCGTGGGGCGGCCCCGGTCGCACTGCGCGCAGGCCCCGCAGTTCGCCAGCGTGGACAGCGCCACATGGTCCCCGGGAGCCACATGCGTCACCCCGGCACCGACGGCCTCCACCACCCCGGCGCCCTCGTGGCCGAGGACCACCGGCGCGGGAAAGGGAATCGTGCCGTCGATCACGGACAGATCGCTGTGGCACAGACCCGCCGCGACCACCGCGACCAGCACCTCGCCGGGAGCCGGGTCGCGTATCTCCAGGTCGTCGACGACCTCGGTCCGCGTGCCGTCGAAAACGACGCCTCTCATCTCGGCTCCCTCGGTAGGCCGAGCACCCGCTCGGCGATGATGTTCCGCTGGATCTCGTCCGAACCGCCGTAGATGGTGTCGGACCTGGTGAAGAGGAACAGGCGC
This window contains:
- a CDS encoding acetate--CoA ligase family protein — translated: MLGSTHGTLTTDFRARVVACGEEPHAAVVSMTTTSAEGGLDVSGRPLHAAVPDLDRFFRPRSVAVVGASDTEGRPNTGITRQLIAWAERVGARLYPVHPTREAVFGRACSPSVADLPEQVDLAVLLVGDPLPVIEELAEAKVRFAVAFASGFAETGEAGAAAQARLTAAVERSGLRLLGPNTNLNAFEEFREDLDGPAIALITQSGHQGRPVYTLQELGIRLSHWAPTGNEADLETADFISYFAERPEVGAIACYVEGLKDGRAFLLAADRAARAGVPVVAVKVGRTEAGARMAASHTGKLTGADQVVDAAMRQFGVIRVNGLDELQDTAALLARARPPKADGVAVYSISGGTGAHFSDLATGAGLSLPTLSEEKQNELHAWIPGYLNVANPIDNGGHPVGDWRGRKIIDAILADPAVGVLICPITGPFPPMSDRLAQDLVDAAETTDKLVCVVWGSPVGTEDAYRRTLLGSSRVATFRTFGNCITAVKAYLDHHRFASGYRSPFDEAPRTPSPSFRKAQALMRPGRQLSEHAAKQLLRAYGIRVPREQLVTSAAAAVRAAGLVGYPVVMKASGAQLAHKTELGLVKVRLTSASQVRDAYRELTDIARFESIDLDGVLVCQMIERGVEMMVGVTQDALFGPTVTVGLGGVLVEVLHDAAVRVPPFGEDQVRDMLGELRGRALLEGVRGGAPADVDALVEVVLRVQRMALELGGDLDELDINPLVVLGRGQGAVALDALAVCR
- a CDS encoding enoyl-CoA hydratase/isomerase family protein, encoding MPSSPEDTTESVEPVESWVLHTTDNGVSWITLNRPDAMNAVTWDQRERVIALLAGASADPTVRAVVLTATGRGFCAGADLRGAPATGGERVPGDVARTIRLGAQRLIAAVLDCEKPVIAAVNGTAAGLGAHLAFACDLVLAAESAKFIEVFVRRGLVPDGGGAYLLPRLIGPQRAKELMFFGDALPAAEAERMGLVNRTVPDAELAKTAGEWARRLAEGPTRAIALTKELVNASLDSDRATALAAEAMAQEINMTTRDANEGVASFVARRAPKYRGL
- a CDS encoding flavin reductase family protein, translated to MAATAVRYLRSAGAGTTAPAPLDPLPRPELRAVREDERPPVDPGEFRRVLGHFATGVTIVTARDADGPAGFACQSFASLSLDPPLVVFLVARTSTTWPRIARAGVFCVNILGADQGALCRGFAVSGADKFAGVAYEDAPATGSPLLRSVPAWVDCRIRTVHTGGDHLIVVGRVEALGTAEEGDGAGPDPLLFHRGAFGRFSG
- a CDS encoding type II toxin-antitoxin system RelE/ParE family toxin, with protein sequence MTWGTVELEPEVEQWFLGLNDAHRGTVAFYVDLLASRGALLGDPYTRQLDGKLRELRFHLDSRSLRVTYWITSERRIILLTVFRKQRMRETGEVERARRAMVRCVAQQHTASEE
- a CDS encoding helix-turn-helix domain-containing protein encodes the protein MTEGRSWSDLRDEALASPEARESYEATRIRFELGSAVRARRESLGLTQTQLGQAAGLRQSAVARFEAGGTMPTLPLLERLAAALGMRLNVGLEPLDRAS
- a CDS encoding MFS transporter, with the translated sequence MLNDVNQTTESAAREDSRWTGTGGAGPGTGDATPGRRSRPRVHRAWIVAAVTFVTIIGGAAFNSLPGLLIDPLHTEFGWSRGEIGLAVSIDMALYGLTAPFAAALMDRFGIRRVVVIALSMVAAGALAGVWMTAAWQLMIYWGLLVGLGTGSMAMAFSATVTNRWFVARRGLVTGVLTAAGASGQLVFLPLCAWIVDEHGWRPASVTVALAALVVVPFVWLLMRDHPADVGLAPYGGTYVAKPAPGRGAAGRAVRVLCDAARTGPFWLLAGTFAICGASTNGLIRTHFVPSAHDHGMPITAAASLLAVVGVFDVIGTVFSGWFTDRFDARRLLAVYYALRGVSLLFLPMLMAPSVHPPMIFFIVFYGLDWVATVPPTMALCREQYGEDSTIVFGWVLASHQVGAAAVAFLGGVARDTFGSYDMVWYAAGALCATAALMALVIRRKTPSPA
- a CDS encoding DUF2809 domain-containing protein gives rise to the protein MWAAGAAVLTVTAGLGIRSVAGGDVAKYAGDALYTVLIHALVVLVAPRVRPGGAAGAALAFSWAVEFAQLTGVPAELSARSAAARLVLGSTFNAPDLFWYAVGAGAAYGAHTVWAAGAAWVRGRGGAAAG
- a CDS encoding GlxA family transcriptional regulator, with translation MPHRVVVLALDGLLPFELGIPQRIFGRSLGVEPHNRGRKLYEVMTCSVRPPGPVRTDADFTITVEHGPEALATADTVVVPTSYELGPVHTEGRLTEELAAAFAFVRPGTRMVSICTGSYVIAAAGYLDGRPATTHWSSADHFQRTFPNVRVDPDVLFIDDGDVLTSAGVAAGIDLCLHIVRRDHGTAVANEIARLTVVPPHRDGGQAQYIHRPVPEPQFATTTSARAWALGRLDRPILLRDMAQQEAMSVRTFTRRFREEVGVSPGQWLSQQRVERARHLLESTDLSIDQVARDAGFGTATSLRQHIQAALGVPPTVYRRTFRTTAGLEH
- a CDS encoding Zn-dependent alcohol dehydrogenase: MRGVVFDGTRTEVVDDLEIRDPAPGEVLVAVVAAGLCHSDLSVIDGTIPFPAPVVLGHEGAGVVEAVGAGVTHVAPGDHVALSTLANCGACAQCDRGRPTMCRKAIGRPGRPFSRGGKPLFQFASNSAFAERTLVKAVQAVKIPAGLPLTSAALIGCGVLTGVGAVLNRAKVDRGETVVVIGTGGIGLNVIQGARIAGALTIVAVDANPEKEAVARQFGATHFLTSAEGVRDILPNGADHAFECVGRTELIRQAIDLLDRHGQAILLGVPAATAEASFLVSSMYLDKSILGCRYGSSRPQRDIALYAELYREGRLLLDELVTRTYPVEDFAKAADDAHHGRVARGVLVF